From the Malus domestica chromosome 17, GDT2T_hap1 genome, one window contains:
- the LOC139193644 gene encoding TMV resistance protein N-like produces MASSSSSSSAIDWKYDVFLNFRGEDTRKTFIGHLYKALVHNSINTFIDAQELRKGNDLSQLLKAISGSRLSIVVFSQNYASSRWCLKELVHILHCMDTHEHIVVPIFYGVDPSHVRKLEGSFAEAFSKHEHDSNAGMEEVQGWSSALRRVPNLSGWDSRNYEDDAKLIELIVEDIFKKLINISTSEKNGLVGMDSRLQKMDSLLCPEVNDVRFVGIWGMGGIGKTTIARAMYDRSNHHFEGCCFLENVKERFPTFDAGEAPLDVQAELLSSIK; encoded by the exons ATGGCTTCTTCATCGTCGTCTTCATCTGCTATTGATTGGAAATATGATGTGTTCCTGAATTTTAGAGGGGAAGACACTCGAAAGACCTTCATCGGCCATCTGTACAAAGCTCTAGTTCACAACTCAATCAACACCTTCATTGATGCCCAAGAGCTCAGAAAAGGCAACGACCTTTCGCAGCTACTAAAAGCTATTAGCGGCTCGAGGCTTTCGATTGTAGTTTTTTCTCAAAACTATGCTTCTTCCAGATGGTGCTTAAAAGAACTCGTCCACATCCTGCACTGCATGGATACGCATGAGCACATAGTGGTCCCTATTTTCTACGGAGTAGATCCATCTCATGTTCGTAAACTCGAGGGAAGTTTTGCAGAAGCTTTTTCTAAACATGAACACGATTCTAACGCCGGCATGGAAGAGGTGCAGGGCTGGAGCTCCGCCCTGAGAAGAGTCCCCAATTTATCTGGCTGGGATTCACGAAATTACGA GGATGATGCCAAGCTTATTGAGTTGATCGTAGAAGATATATTCAAGAAACTGATCAACATCTCAACAAGTGAAAAGAATGGCTTGGTTGGAATGGATTCCCGCTTACAGAAAATGGATTCACTATTATGTCCCGAGGTGAATGATGTTCGCTTTGTTGGAATATGGGGTATGGGCGGTATAGGCAAAACCACCATCGCCAGAGCTATGTATGACAGAAGCAATCATCACTTTGAAGGTTGCTGCTTTCTCGAAAATGTCAAGGAACGTTTCCCGACATTTGATGCAGGTGAAGCACCACTCGATGTGCAGGCAGAACTTCTATCTAGTATCAAGTAG
- the LOC103404612 gene encoding disease resistance protein RPV1-like, translating to MQYAFSTKQPTGEYNHLSSHLIKYAQGLPLALKILGAFLENKSVLVWKDELKKIERTPHLGIQKVLRTSFDGLDDLQKEIFLDIACFFKQMKKDYATSIMEGCGFHPHTGLEVLVGRALVVISSDGTLEMHDLLEEMGCEIVRQECMKEPGKRSRLWRYEDVCHVLNHNTATEAVESIIVRWLHSNNVVELNMAFVKMTKLRLLRVHSYYLPAKHPMVDENLYEDLKFLSRKLSCLFWPNCPLKFLSSKFNPENLVDLDMQYSRIEHLWKGTKPLEKLKVINLKGSQLEETPDFTKARNLEKLILDGCTSLSEVHPSIWALEKLVLLDLSWCYRLQTISSISCMKSLETLNLSFCSNIEKFPEILEVMEKLSKLCLRGTSMKELPRSINNLTGLVTLNLECCRELEMLPSSIVQLKSLKFLYLSGCSKLEAFPKNVENMEGLKGLCLDETSVRELCPSIFFLQNLERLSLEQCTKLHSLPSSIHMRSLRNLNLSGCSNLERFPEIPEVMENLSELYVDGTGIAELPSSIKNFTGLVTLNMKGCKRFKVLPSSIHMRSLQALNLSGCSNLMNFPMILEVMENLSELHLDWFVYSTKFEKPTELDSSLDSTTSNNLTEHEGYIQDHRTFTNQYLQQLPHVSGIAIKELPSVIYNLTGIVTLTLRYSKGFKSLTSRICQLKSLNYLSLSGCTKFEVFPDIVENMERLASLDLDETSIRELPQSIERLQGLVSLNLKNCKNLVYLPDSICNLLSLECLTLSGCSKLSKLPEDLLYLKRLDVKGTGKKQRYFSTLGELAQFRSAAPLIDIAGSSMSTRRRWLMGESSRAMI from the exons ATGCAGTATGCTTTCAGTACAAAGCAACCCACAGGAGAATACAATCATTTGTCAAGCCATTTGATAAAATATGCTCAAGGTCTGCCTTTAGCACTTAAAATCTTGGGAGCTTTTCTCGAAAACAAAAGTGTACTTGTGTGGAAAGACGAGTTAAAGAAAATCGAGAGAACCCCGCACTTGGGAATTCAGAAAGTCCTCAGAACGAGCTTCGATGGACTTGACGATTTACAGAAGGAAATATTTCTTGATATTGCATGTTTCtttaaacaaatgaaaaaagaTTATGCAACAAGCATTATGGAGGGTTGTGGCTTCCATCCCCATACTGGATTAGAAGTTCTAGTTGGTAGAGCTCTTGTAGTTATCTCATCTGACGGTACACTCGAGATGCATGATTTACTAGAGGAAATGGGTTGCGAAATTGTCCGCCAAGAATGTATGAAAGAGCCTGGGAAGCGCAGTAGGTTGTGGAGATATGAAGATGTCTGTCATGTGTTAAATCACAATACG GCAACTGAAGCAGTTGAAAGTATAATTGTGCGTTGGCTGCATTCAAACAATGTAGTAGAATTAAATATGGCTTTTgttaaaatgacaaaactaAGACTACTCAGAGTCCACTCGTACTATTTACCAGCAAAACACCCAATGGTTGATGAAAACCTATATGAGGATTTAAAGTTTCTTTCTAGAAAGTTAAGTTGTCTTTTCTGGCCCAATTGCCCTCTAAAGTTTTTGTCATCCAAATTTAACCCGGAGAATCTTGTTGACCTTGACATGCAATATAGTCGCATTGAACACCTTTGGAAAGGAACTAAG CCTCTCGAAAAGTTGAAAGTTATCAATCTAAAAGGCTCTCAACTGGAAGAAACTCCCGACTTCACCAAGGCAAGAAATCTTGAGAAACTAATTCTTGATGGTTGTACAAGTTTATCTGAGGTTCACCCATCCATTTGGGCTCTCGAAAAACTTGTCCTCTTGGATCTAAGTTGGTGCTACAGACTCCAGACTATTTCAAGCATCAGTTGTATGAAATCTCTTGAAACCcttaatctttctttttgctCAAACATTGAGAAGTTCCCAGAGATTTTAGAAGTTATGGAGAAGCTTTCAAAGCTGTGTTTGCGAGGGACATCGATGAAAGAACTGCCTCGATCAATTAACAATCTTACGGGGCTTGTTACTTTAAACCTTGAATGTTGCAGAGAGCTTGAGATGCTTCCAAGCAGCATTGTTCAACTCAAGTCGCTTAAATTTCTTTATCTTTCTGGTTGTTCAAAGCTTGAGGCCTTTCCGAAAAATGTGGAAAATATGGAAGGTTTAAAAGGGCTTTGCCTGGATGAAACATCCGTTAGAGAGCTTTGCCCAtcaattttctttcttcaaaaCCTTGAGCGTTTGAGTCTGGAGCAGTGCACAAAACTTCATAGTCTTCCGAGCAGCATTCATATGAGATCCCTTCGAAACCTTAATCTTTCTGGCTGCTCAAATTTGGAGAGGTTTCCAGAAATTCCTGAGGTTATGGAGAACCTATCAGAGCTTTATGTAGATGGGACTGGAATAGCAGAACTGCCATCATCCATTAAAAATTTTACGGGGCTCGTTACTTTGAACATGAAGGGTTGTAAAAGATTTAAGGTTCTTCCAAGCAGCATTCATATGAGATCTCTTCAAGCCCTAAATCTTTCTGGCTGCTCAAATCTGATGAATTTTCCTATGATTCTAGAAGTTATGGAGAACCTATCAGAGCTTCACTTAGATTGGTTTGTTTActcaacaaaatttgaaaaacctaCAGAGCTAGATTCGTCTTTAGACTCAACAACATCCAATAATCTTACAGAGCATGAAGGATATATTCAAGATCATCGAACCTTTACCAACCAATATCTTCAGCAGCTTCCTCATGTTTCAGGGATTGCAATCAAAGAATTGCCATCGGTAATTTATAATCTTACCGGGATTGTTACTTTGACGCTACGGTATAGCAAAGGCTTTAAGAGTCTGACAAGCAGAATTTGTCAACTCAAGTCCCTTAAttatctttctctttctggTTGTACAAAGTTTGAGGTGTTTCCGGACATTGTAGAAAATATGGAAAGATTAGCCAGCCTTGATCTGGATGAAACATCTATCAGAGAGCTTCCCCAATCAATCGAACGGCTTCAGGGGCTTGTGTCGTTAAATCTGAAAAACTGCAAAAACCTTGTCTATCTTCCGGACAGTATCTGCAATTTGTTAAGTCTTGAATGTCTCACTCTCAGTGGGTGCTCAAAACTTTCTAAGTTGCCTGAGGACTTGTTGTATTTGAAGCGCCTTGATGTAAAGGGAACTGGTAAAAAACAGCGATATTTCAGCACTTTGGGGGAGTTGGCTCAGTTTCGAAGCGCTGCACCTTTGATTGATATTGCAGGCTCAAGTATGAGCACAAGGAGGCGCTGGCTGATGGGGGAGTCCTCTAGAGCGATGATATAG
- the LOC103404610 gene encoding E3 ubiquitin-protein ligase MPSR1-like gives MSSQSQPTGPSTNPPPNTATQPTASSTLHAHNVDSDNTSVVLALPATPAMAEQGGPPQPNSFLHSYFYPNPPPAAALAAVASLSLVTALAGATQASIEALPKVTVTEETSAECCICLKKLEVGEEAKEMPCNHRFHPLCIDSWLERRPSCPLCRFSMPTRAEAAAQGRGHQTNRWDSIEMVD, from the coding sequence ATGTCTTCCCAATCGCAACCCACCGGCCCTTCCACCAACCCACCACCGAACACTGCTACTCAACCGACAGCGTCCTCCACACTACACGCACACAACGTTGACTCCGACAATACGTCCGTTGTACTAGCCCTACCAGCTACCCCAGCGATGGCAGAACAAGGAGGACCACCCCAACCCAACAGTTTCCTCCACTCTTATTTTTATCCAAATCCCCCGCCCGCCGCTGCCTTGGCGGCTGTGGCGAGCCTGTCTTTGGTGACGGCCTTGGCTGGGGCGACCCAGGCGTCGATAGAGGCCTTGCCGAAGGTCACTGTGACGGAGGAAACGTCGGCGGAGTGCTGTATCTGCCTGAAGAAGTTGGAGGTCGGGGAGGAAGCCAAGGAGATGCCATGTAACCATAGGTTTCATCCGCTTTGCATTGATAGCTGGCTCGAGAGGCGTCCTTCCTGCCCGCTTTGCCGGTTTTCGATGCCTACGAGGGCGGAGGCGGCCGCACAAGGGCGAGGACATCAGACCAACAGGTGGGATTCGATTGAAATGGTTGATTAG